One Natrinema marinum genomic window carries:
- a CDS encoding transposase: MTKTLQATLATPTTGKEQRLRNLLDTYRTALHDAFDAGANTMSAVNDIVTPYDLPYQAKDALKSYVPKLRDTYNARELDDEHPLRLVNRAAKFDYSDEREYGFVWQAPQPGRGTNFWIPLQINPEQESLWFDLLNDDAKAGELRLQRHRTSWELHVTVEFSVDEPTESDDPTYIGFDVGESALITGCALKRDVPREPMIESGSRARHLRKEMFTTLKRLQERDAAEWRIDERFDHYQNALTDIIEKVSRCAVEYAKSFEDPVIVLEDLSYIRERLDYGKFMNRRLHAWAFARLQGRIEDKASEARIRVEYVNAAYTSQICHACNRLGRRDEQAEFVCPHDDCHVTEFQADINAAANIAGRVDPWGESVPWEPEHDDSPRNGSASDSATVHRETSEKSSQMTLAAYSD, translated from the coding sequence GTGACGAAAACGCTGCAGGCTACGCTCGCCACGCCCACTACGGGCAAAGAGCAACGCCTACGGAACCTCTTGGACACCTACCGAACTGCACTCCACGACGCTTTCGACGCTGGGGCAAACACGATGTCCGCTGTCAACGATATCGTGACGCCCTATGACCTGCCGTATCAGGCCAAAGACGCGCTCAAGTCCTACGTCCCAAAGCTTCGGGACACGTACAATGCCCGCGAGCTCGACGACGAGCATCCACTTCGACTCGTCAACCGGGCTGCGAAGTTCGACTACTCTGATGAGCGTGAATACGGCTTTGTCTGGCAGGCTCCACAACCCGGCCGTGGGACGAACTTCTGGATTCCGCTTCAGATCAATCCGGAACAGGAATCTCTGTGGTTCGACTTGCTCAACGACGACGCGAAAGCGGGCGAGCTTCGTCTTCAGCGTCACCGAACGTCGTGGGAGTTGCACGTCACCGTTGAGTTCTCCGTCGACGAACCGACTGAATCGGACGATCCAACGTACATCGGTTTCGACGTCGGTGAGAGCGCGTTGATTACGGGCTGTGCCCTCAAACGCGACGTACCACGGGAGCCGATGATAGAAAGTGGCAGTCGTGCCCGACACCTCCGCAAGGAAATGTTCACGACTCTGAAACGCCTGCAAGAGCGCGACGCCGCCGAGTGGCGGATCGACGAGCGATTCGACCACTACCAGAACGCGCTCACGGATATCATCGAGAAGGTATCTCGGTGTGCCGTCGAGTACGCTAAGTCCTTCGAGGACCCGGTAATCGTGCTCGAGGACTTGTCGTACATCCGCGAACGACTCGACTACGGCAAGTTCATGAACCGGCGTCTCCACGCGTGGGCGTTCGCTCGACTCCAGGGCCGTATCGAGGACAAGGCGTCCGAGGCCCGGATTCGAGTTGAGTACGTCAACGCGGCGTACACGTCGCAAATCTGCCACGCCTGCAACCGCCTCGGGCGACGAGACGAACAAGCTGAGTTCGTCTGTCCGCACGACGACTGCCACGTAACAGAGTTCCAAGCAGATATCAACGCGGCGGCGAACATCGCCGGTCGCGTAGATCCGTGGGGAGAGAGCGTTCCTTGGGAACCGGAACACGATGACTCACCTCGGAACGGGAGCGCCAGTGACAGCGCCACAGTCCACCGCGAGACGAGCGAGAAATCCTCGCAGATGACGCTCGCGGCCTACTCGGACTGA
- the leuC gene encoding 3-isopropylmalate dehydratase large subunit encodes MSEGTLYDKVWDRHKVTTLPTGQDQLFVGLHLIHEVTSPQAFGMLRERDLEVAFPELTHATVDHIVPTADQSRPYAEDAAEEMMSELEENVREAGIDFSDPTTGDQGIVHVIGPEQGLTQPGKTIVCGDSHTSTHGAFGALAFGIGTSQIRDVLATGTVAMEKQKVRKIQVDGELGEGVEAKDIILEIIRRLGTEGGVGYVYEYAGEAIESLGMEGRMSICNMSIEGGARAGYVNPDETTYEWLEGTDYFQENPEKFDELKPYWESIRSDADAEYDDIVRIDANELEPVVTWGTTPGQGVGVTQPIPAPEDLPEDKQDTARRAQEHMRVEPGETMEGYDIDVAFLGSCTNARLPDLRRAARIVEGREVDDDVRAMVVPGSQRVQTAAEEEGLKDTFEEAGFEWRNAGCSMCLGMNEDQLEGDEACASSSNRNFVGRQGSKDGRTVLMSPQMVAAAAINGEVSDVRDLKEVNLA; translated from the coding sequence ATGAGCGAGGGCACGCTGTACGACAAGGTCTGGGATCGCCACAAGGTAACGACGCTGCCGACGGGACAGGATCAGCTGTTCGTCGGCCTCCACCTCATCCACGAGGTCACGAGTCCGCAGGCGTTCGGGATGCTCCGCGAGCGCGACCTCGAGGTCGCCTTCCCGGAGCTGACCCACGCGACGGTCGATCACATCGTCCCGACGGCCGACCAGTCTCGGCCCTACGCCGAGGACGCGGCCGAGGAGATGATGTCCGAACTCGAGGAGAACGTCCGCGAGGCCGGCATCGACTTCTCGGACCCGACGACGGGCGATCAGGGGATCGTCCACGTCATCGGGCCGGAGCAAGGGCTGACCCAGCCCGGAAAGACGATCGTCTGTGGCGACAGCCACACCTCGACTCACGGCGCGTTCGGCGCGCTGGCCTTCGGCATCGGGACCTCCCAGATCCGCGACGTGCTCGCGACGGGCACCGTCGCCATGGAGAAACAGAAGGTCCGCAAGATTCAGGTCGACGGCGAACTCGGCGAGGGCGTCGAAGCGAAGGACATCATCCTCGAGATCATCCGCCGGCTCGGCACCGAGGGCGGCGTCGGCTACGTCTACGAGTACGCCGGCGAGGCCATCGAGTCGCTGGGGATGGAAGGCCGGATGTCCATCTGTAACATGTCCATCGAGGGCGGCGCCCGCGCGGGCTACGTCAACCCCGACGAGACCACCTACGAGTGGCTCGAGGGGACCGACTACTTCCAGGAGAACCCCGAGAAGTTCGACGAACTCAAACCCTACTGGGAGTCGATCCGCTCCGACGCGGACGCCGAGTACGACGATATCGTCCGGATCGATGCGAACGAACTCGAGCCGGTGGTCACCTGGGGCACCACGCCCGGGCAGGGCGTCGGCGTCACCCAGCCGATCCCGGCACCCGAGGATTTACCCGAAGACAAGCAGGACACGGCCCGGCGCGCCCAGGAGCACATGCGCGTCGAGCCCGGCGAGACGATGGAGGGCTACGACATCGACGTCGCCTTCCTCGGCTCCTGTACGAACGCCCGCCTGCCGGACCTGCGACGCGCCGCCCGGATCGTCGAGGGCCGCGAGGTGGACGACGACGTGCGCGCGATGGTCGTCCCCGGCAGCCAGCGCGTCCAGACGGCCGCCGAGGAGGAGGGGCTCAAAGATACCTTCGAGGAGGCCGGCTTCGAGTGGCGCAACGCCGGCTGCTCGATGTGTCTCGGCATGAACGAAGACCAGCTCGAGGGCGACGAGGCCTGTGCCTCCTCCTCGAACCGGAACTTCGTCGGCCGACAGGGCAGCAAGGACGGCCGGACCGTCCTGATGAGCCCGCAGATGGTCGCCGCGGCGGCGATCAACGGCGAGGTCTCTGACGTACGCGACCTGAAGGAGGTGAACCTCGCATGA
- a CDS encoding MFS transporter — translation MDRNDRAVTAFAMLGHATFHTYELVIPIFVVSWLEAFSATPAVLGTVVGASYALIGIGALPSGLLADRIGSKRLVLACLLGMAGSFALVSVAPTLAVLAVGLLLWGAAASLYHPAGLALLSRGAKERGAAFAYHGAAGNVGVATGPLLAAVLLAFVGWRTVAALLVVPVVAAAVVGARLEFDETAGADARETGDEAGRDQPDSLATFVASSKLLFTGGFALVFATGVLYGLYYRATFTFLPDILAGLPLFEAVALAGRSFEPSQYVYSGLLLIGGLGQYVGGIIADRVRVETALLGGYAALSAIALAFVPAANAGLGPLLVVAGLLGFLAFTIAPINQEAISAYTPADARGLSFGYSYTAIFGVGAIGSALAGLVLTRSTPTTLFVVVAAFAAVAALIGGTLRRRSGLRSPDGVPAND, via the coding sequence ATGGATCGAAACGACAGGGCCGTGACCGCGTTCGCCATGCTGGGCCACGCGACCTTCCACACCTACGAGCTGGTGATCCCGATCTTCGTCGTCAGCTGGCTCGAGGCGTTCTCGGCGACGCCGGCGGTTCTGGGGACCGTCGTCGGCGCGAGCTACGCCCTGATCGGGATCGGCGCGCTACCGAGCGGGCTGCTCGCCGATCGGATCGGTTCGAAGCGGCTCGTGCTGGCCTGCCTGCTCGGGATGGCCGGCTCGTTCGCGCTGGTGAGCGTCGCGCCGACGCTCGCGGTGCTCGCGGTCGGGCTGTTGCTGTGGGGCGCGGCGGCGAGCCTCTACCATCCGGCCGGACTGGCCCTGCTCAGCCGCGGCGCGAAAGAGCGAGGCGCCGCCTTCGCGTACCACGGCGCGGCGGGCAACGTCGGCGTCGCGACCGGCCCGCTGCTCGCCGCGGTCTTGCTCGCGTTCGTCGGCTGGCGGACCGTCGCCGCCCTGCTCGTCGTCCCGGTCGTCGCGGCCGCGGTCGTCGGCGCGCGCCTCGAGTTCGACGAGACAGCCGGGGCCGACGCCCGCGAGACGGGCGACGAAGCCGGCAGGGACCAGCCCGATAGCCTCGCGACGTTCGTCGCCAGTTCGAAACTGCTCTTCACCGGCGGGTTCGCGCTGGTGTTCGCGACCGGGGTCCTCTACGGGCTGTACTACCGGGCGACGTTCACGTTCTTGCCCGATATCCTGGCGGGACTCCCCCTGTTCGAGGCGGTGGCGCTGGCCGGGCGGTCGTTCGAGCCGAGCCAGTACGTCTACTCCGGGTTGCTGCTCATCGGCGGGCTCGGCCAGTACGTCGGAGGGATCATCGCCGACCGCGTCCGAGTCGAGACCGCCCTGCTCGGCGGCTACGCGGCGCTTTCGGCGATCGCGCTCGCGTTCGTGCCGGCGGCGAACGCGGGGCTCGGACCGCTGCTGGTCGTCGCCGGGCTGCTCGGGTTTCTCGCCTTCACGATCGCGCCGATCAATCAGGAAGCGATCTCGGCGTACACCCCGGCCGACGCGAGGGGACTCTCCTTTGGCTACTCCTACACGGCGATCTTCGGCGTCGGCGCGATCGGATCGGCGCTGGCCGGGCTCGTCCTGACGCGGTCGACGCCGACGACGCTGTTCGTCGTCGTCGCCGCCTTCGCAGCGGTCGCCGCCCTCATCGGCGGGACGCTCCGTCGCCGCTCCGGACTACGGTCCCCGGACGGCGTCCCTGCGAACGACTGA
- a CDS encoding nucleotidyltransferase domain-containing protein, which produces MSDEMKHQTRVCLRLQPGDDTKIFRFRAADDLLRLLVDAHESEFTIAELASETDHSRSTVWRAIDLLEELDVVEIRETTQRKYVAIDPNHLEKDDPVLAIEQTEYHEPVRAFVRRVEDAAEEADEIDRLLGLLIFGSVARGEADRKSDIDVFVLVDGDRTVARRIVSHIATELGEERFDGDRYTFEPFVETVESAQRAGEKLREVFREGITVRGGEEFHRVRKEVMSDE; this is translated from the coding sequence GTGTCCGACGAGATGAAACACCAAACACGAGTTTGTCTGCGTCTCCAACCCGGAGACGATACGAAGATATTCAGATTTCGTGCTGCGGACGACCTGTTACGACTGCTCGTTGACGCCCACGAATCGGAATTCACGATAGCAGAGCTCGCCAGCGAAACGGACCACAGTCGATCGACTGTCTGGCGAGCGATCGACCTGCTCGAAGAACTCGATGTCGTCGAGATACGTGAGACGACACAACGGAAGTACGTCGCCATCGATCCGAACCATCTCGAGAAAGACGATCCTGTTCTCGCTATCGAGCAGACGGAATACCACGAACCTGTTCGAGCATTCGTCCGGCGAGTCGAGGATGCAGCCGAGGAAGCCGACGAGATTGATCGGCTGCTTGGGTTACTCATCTTTGGGAGCGTCGCTCGCGGTGAGGCCGACCGGAAGAGCGACATCGATGTGTTCGTCCTCGTCGACGGCGACCGAACCGTCGCTCGCCGTATCGTCTCTCACATCGCGACCGAACTTGGAGAGGAGCGCTTCGATGGCGATCGGTACACGTTCGAACCGTTCGTCGAAACCGTCGAGAGTGCACAGCGCGCGGGTGAAAAACTCCGAGAAGTATTTCGGGAAGGGATCACCGTCCGAGGCGGTGAGGAGTTCCATCGAGTCAGAAAAGAAGTGATGAGTGATGAGTAG
- the leuB gene encoding 3-isopropylmalate dehydrogenase: MTHEIAVIPGDGIGQEVTPAAVEVLESLDIDFEFVEADAGDAVEAETGEALPQETYDLAASADATLFGAAGDSAADVILPLREAVDSFVNVRPAKAYPGIDAVRPETDLVFLRENTEGVYAGHEDRLTDDVSTLTRVVTESASERLAEFACDYVAGDEHDGFSIVHKANVMRETDGLFRDTVKAVADDAGVETDEVLMDAFATRVCLDPEQFDVVVCPNLAGDVLSDLAAGLVGGLGLLPSANIGPDRALFEPVHGTAPDIAGEGVANPAATIISAAMLLEYLGYDEQADAVHEAVEATLAEGPRTPDLGGDASTEDVTEAIIDRL, translated from the coding sequence ATGACTCACGAAATCGCCGTCATCCCGGGCGACGGGATCGGACAGGAAGTGACACCGGCCGCCGTCGAGGTCCTCGAGTCGCTGGATATCGACTTCGAGTTCGTCGAAGCGGACGCCGGCGACGCGGTCGAAGCGGAGACCGGCGAAGCGCTCCCACAGGAGACGTACGACCTCGCGGCGTCGGCCGACGCGACGCTGTTCGGCGCGGCCGGTGACTCGGCCGCAGACGTCATCCTGCCGCTCCGGGAGGCGGTCGACTCGTTCGTCAACGTCCGCCCCGCGAAGGCGTATCCGGGGATCGACGCGGTGCGACCCGAGACGGACCTAGTCTTCCTCCGAGAGAACACGGAGGGCGTCTACGCGGGCCACGAAGACCGGCTGACCGACGACGTGTCGACCCTGACCCGCGTCGTGACGGAATCGGCCTCCGAACGCCTCGCCGAGTTCGCCTGCGACTACGTCGCCGGCGACGAGCACGACGGCTTCTCGATCGTCCACAAGGCCAACGTCATGCGCGAGACGGACGGCCTCTTCCGGGACACCGTCAAGGCGGTCGCCGACGACGCGGGCGTCGAGACGGACGAGGTGCTGATGGACGCCTTCGCGACGCGCGTCTGTCTCGATCCCGAGCAGTTCGACGTCGTCGTCTGCCCGAACCTCGCGGGCGACGTGCTCTCGGATCTGGCCGCCGGCCTCGTCGGCGGGCTCGGCCTGCTCCCCTCGGCCAACATCGGCCCCGACCGCGCGCTGTTCGAGCCGGTCCACGGCACCGCGCCCGACATCGCCGGCGAGGGCGTCGCGAACCCGGCCGCGACGATCATCTCGGCGGCCATGCTGCTCGAGTACCTCGGCTACGACGAACAGGCAGACGCCGTTCACGAGGCCGTCGAGGCCACGCTCGCCGAGGGGCCGCGCACGCCCGATCTGGGCGGGGACGCCTCGACCGAGGACGTGACCGAGGCGATCATCGACCGGCTGTAA
- a CDS encoding DMT family transporter: MSRSFDAPLFVVLAVLWGFSFPAISVGLESLPPLLFAAARYDIAAVLLLGAAVVRVERWRPTARKDLAAIAGGGVFLIAGNGLLFLGQQTVPSGVAAILQGLVPIITALWAIPLLGERLSGLGAVGAAIGFLGVGLIVQPDPGNLLAGDTAARLLIVGQVCSVSLGGVLIQRADPTLEQLPLVGWSMLVGGLVLHTVSAGFGEGLGAAVFDPLSLAALLYLGVFATAVAFMIYFGILERHGAFEAALIGYLVPIVATVAGVVLLDESIGALTVGGFALVAVGFVLLKRRAIADAVGVSSGVGSP, from the coding sequence ATGTCTCGGTCCTTCGACGCACCGCTTTTCGTGGTGCTCGCCGTTCTCTGGGGATTTTCCTTTCCCGCGATCTCGGTCGGTCTCGAGTCGCTGCCGCCGCTGCTCTTCGCGGCCGCCCGCTACGACATCGCCGCGGTCCTGTTGCTGGGCGCGGCCGTCGTCCGGGTCGAGCGGTGGCGACCGACGGCGCGGAAGGATCTAGCGGCCATCGCCGGCGGCGGCGTCTTCCTGATCGCCGGTAACGGCCTGCTCTTTCTCGGCCAGCAGACGGTCCCGAGCGGCGTCGCCGCGATCCTGCAGGGACTCGTACCGATCATCACCGCGCTCTGGGCGATCCCGCTGCTGGGCGAGCGCCTCTCGGGGCTCGGTGCTGTCGGCGCCGCGATCGGCTTTCTGGGCGTCGGCCTCATCGTCCAGCCCGATCCGGGGAACCTGCTGGCCGGCGACACCGCCGCGCGGCTGCTCATCGTCGGCCAGGTCTGCAGCGTCTCGCTGGGAGGGGTCCTGATACAGCGGGCCGATCCGACCCTCGAGCAGCTGCCGCTGGTCGGCTGGTCGATGCTCGTCGGCGGCCTCGTCTTGCACACGGTCAGCGCCGGGTTCGGCGAGGGACTCGGTGCGGCCGTGTTCGACCCGCTGTCGCTGGCCGCCCTGCTCTATCTCGGCGTCTTCGCGACCGCGGTCGCGTTCATGATCTACTTCGGGATCCTCGAGCGCCACGGTGCGTTCGAGGCGGCGCTGATCGGCTACCTGGTGCCGATCGTCGCGACAGTCGCCGGCGTAGTCCTGCTCGACGAGTCGATCGGCGCGCTGACGGTCGGCGGGTTCGCGCTGGTCGCCGTCGGCTTCGTCCTGCTCAAGCGCCGCGCGATCGCCGACGCGGTCGGGGTCTCGAGCGGCGTCGGCAGTCCCTGA
- the leuD gene encoding 3-isopropylmalate dehydratase small subunit has translation MSDEVEIPEVNYVAGSGVPIRGNDIDTDQIIPARFMKVVTFDGLGEFAFFDLRFDDDDNQKEHPFNEDRYQDSSVMVVNSNFGCGSSREHAPQALMRWGIDAIIGESFAEIFAGNCLALGIPTVTADSETIGELQDWVDANPDGEIEIDVEAEEVTYGGRTIDVTVDEAQRKALVEGVWDTTALMKSNAGAVRERARELPYVEESAIPEAE, from the coding sequence ATGAGCGACGAAGTCGAGATTCCCGAGGTCAACTACGTCGCCGGCTCGGGCGTCCCGATCCGCGGCAACGACATCGACACGGACCAGATCATCCCCGCGCGGTTCATGAAGGTCGTCACCTTCGACGGCCTGGGCGAGTTCGCGTTCTTCGACCTGCGCTTCGACGACGACGACAACCAGAAGGAGCACCCGTTCAACGAGGACCGCTATCAGGACTCGTCGGTGATGGTCGTCAACTCGAACTTCGGCTGTGGCTCCTCGCGCGAACACGCCCCGCAGGCGCTGATGCGCTGGGGGATCGACGCGATCATCGGCGAGAGCTTCGCCGAGATCTTCGCGGGCAACTGTCTGGCCCTCGGCATCCCGACCGTCACGGCCGACAGCGAGACGATCGGGGAACTGCAGGACTGGGTCGACGCGAACCCCGACGGCGAGATCGAGATCGACGTCGAGGCCGAGGAAGTCACCTACGGTGGGCGGACGATCGACGTCACCGTCGACGAGGCCCAGCGCAAGGCTCTGGTCGAGGGCGTCTGGGACACGACGGCGCTGATGAAGTCCAACGCCGGCGCGGTCCGAGAGAGAGCTCGAGAGCTGCCGTACGTCGAGGAAAGCGCGATTCCCGAAGCCGAGTAG